In Papaver somniferum cultivar HN1 chromosome 1, ASM357369v1, whole genome shotgun sequence, a genomic segment contains:
- the LOC113306699 gene encoding uncharacterized protein LOC113306699, producing MAGTKELPKITGRSLKELSARTTLNQVRSEGHPYVDLREDGNAFIFFCTICLAPCYNDNTLYDHLGGKLHARRYAAVKVTLLGPNPFPFSDGALFFHDLAEQDNLSTKSNQPPHRLLSIGFKNSNNDKSSNSVNEGCEVLEWQEPMRKSNSLECVVRDHVDDTSDSNEYIVVPDVVCNDQLSDLKIKFIGVGEIAARICEKDGNRSIHTIWCEWLGEGHSGHGNNVPDNGFAIINFSYNYTLGRAGITEESHARLTSGAYSGNAYKKKRKSFSDPEDVSKSLRRTRVSGGRDCTGEQNQNVKVKLSRTARQALRKQQQIVSSCMCDICQQKILPGKDVSTLLNMKTMRLACSSRNRNGAFHVFHTSCLIHWILLCEYEVWANQFGSQNMAVGSQGVTNGSQADGRDKMVELSIVPKTPLSSVFCTECQGRGVNVEENLENPSVFLSEMFKFKIKLLDGHKAWMFKGPEVLKNCSTGLRFSDQYNEAVQGNVTPLKMMYFFRADL from the exons ATGGCGGGAACTAAGGAGTTGCCTAAAATAACTGGAAGGAGCTTGAAGGAATTATCTGCTAGAACTACTCTTAATCAAGTAAGATCAGAGGGTCATCCTTATGTTGATTTAAGGGAAGATGGGAATGCATTCATCTTTTTCTGCACTATATGTCTTGCTCCTTGCTACAATGATAATACATTATACGATCACCTGGGGGGAAAGCTACACGCTAGAAGGTATGCTGCTGTTAAAGTTACACTGTTAGGGCCTAATCCGTTTCCTTTTAGTGATGGAGCTCTTTTCTTTCACGACCTTGCTGAGCAAGATAACCTGAGTACAAAGTCTAACCAACCACCACATAGGTTATTGAGCATTGGATTCAAGAACAGCAATAATGATAAAAGCTCTAACAGCGTAAATGAGGGCTGTGAGGTGTTGGAATGGCAAGAACCTATGAGGAAATCGAATTCTCTCGAATGTGTTGTGAGAGACCATGTTGATGATACTTCTGACAGTAACGAATACATCGTAGTTCCAGACGTCGTGTGCAACGATCAACTCTCTGATTTGAAGATAAAATTTATCGGGGTTGGGGAGATTGCTGCGAGAATTTGCGAGAAGGATGGAAATCGTAGTATTCACACTATATGGTGTGAATGGTTGGGTGAAGGACATTCAGGACATGGGAACAATGTTCCAGATAATGGTTTTGCTATCATTAATTTCTCATATAATTACACTTTAGGAAGGGCTGGGATAACAGAAGAGTCTCATGCAAGGCTAACTTCTGGTGCATACTCGGGAAATGcctataaaaagaaaagaaagtcattTTCTGACCCTGAGGATGTCAGCAAATCTTTGAGGAGAACACGTGTTTCTGGTGGGCGAGATTGCACTGGTGAACAGAATCAGAATGTAAAAGTTAAGCTGAGCAGGACTGCTAGACAAGCGTTGAGGAAGCAACAACAGATTGTCTCTAGTTGTATGTGTGATATCTGTCAACAGAAAATACTTCCAGGAAAGGATGTCTCTACCCTTTTGAATATGAAAACTATGCGTCTTGCTTGTAGCAGCAGAAATCGTAACGGG GCATTTCATGTGTTCCATACGTCCTGTCTCATACACTGGATTCTTCTCTGTGAGTATGAGGTCTGGGCGAACCAGTTTGGTAGTCAGAACATGGCAGTAGGAAGTCAAGGAGTCACAAACGGGTCGCAGGCTGATGGCAGAGACAAAATGGTTGAGTTAAGCATTGTTCCCAAAACACCCTTATCTTCTGTATTCTGCACTGAGTGCCAGGGTCGTGGCGTAAATGTTGAAGAGAACTTAGAGAATCCAAGTGTCTTTCTTTCTGAG ATGTTCAAATTTAAAATTAAACTTCTTGACGGACATAAAGCGTGGATGTTCAAAGGGCCTGAAGTACTGAAAAACTGCTCGACGGGGCTTCGTTTCTCTGATCAGTATAACGAAGCAGTTCAG GGGAATGTGACGCCATTAAAGATGATGTATTTCTTTAGAGCTGATCTTTAG